The following is a genomic window from Caldicellulosiruptor danielii.
TTGTTGAGCCGGGATATCTTATCATTGGTATTGAATATGCTCTTTTCCATTTCGGGTAATAAAGATTTTATTTGAACTATTATCTTCTTTTGTTTATTATCCAAATTTTGGCTATTAATACTTTCAAGTATTGATGATACTGTAAAGAGCGTATTTGCATAGTTCTCAACATCTATCTTATATGATAAAGACACCTCGCTTTTTGTCGGGTTGTTGAGCTGAATGTCAAATAAGCTAAACACAAAAACCTGAACCAGTGGAATCACTGCAACAAAGATGAATATCAAAACTGCAGGTAGTAAAAATAAATATCCAAACAGTTTTTCCTTTCTGTCCATCTTTTCCCTCCCCTTTAAACTTTATTGGCAGGCTTAAAAGTTTTTAAGCCTGCCAACCTCTATTGTTGATTATTTTCTTACTTTTGAGTTTTAACAAGCTCTTTCAGCTTTTTGTCCAAATCAAGAACAGCTGTTTTTACATCCTTCTTGCCATTTACGATGTTAGAAAACTCAATCTGCATAGCATCTGAAAGCTTTGGATAAATTGGTGATACAGGTCTTGGAACAGCCGCTAAAATAGCTTCAATAAACTTCTTGTCGCCTATTAGAGGATTTGCTTTTATAACATCTTTGTCGTTAAAAAGTGGCTTGTAAACAGGAACATTTCCGTTATAAATAGCCATAAGTTTTTGTCCTTCTCTTTGTACAAGGAACTTTAAAAGTCTCCATGAAGCTTCAGGATTCTTTGTGTATTTGTTTATACCAACCATCCAGCCACCAAGTGCTGCAGCTGAACCTTTTGAACCTTTTGGAAGTGGCAAGATTCCTACTTTTCCTTTTACCTTTGATTGTGGACTGTTTACCATTGCCCACATGTAAGGCCAGTTTCTTGCAAATACTGCAAGACCGTTTATGAAAGCTGTATGTGTTTCAATCTCTGTAAATGTGTTGACGTTTGGTGGAACAATCCCAGATGTTATAACCTTTCTCATCATGGTAAGTCCATCAATTGTTCCTTTGTTATTAACTACTATATTTCCACTCTCATCAACAACTCTGCCGCCATATGAAGCAATATACTCTATCGCATCACAAACAAGACCCTCATATTGTTTTGCTTGCATCAAAAATCCATATTTTGTACCCTTTTTACCCTTGTACTTTTTAGCAACTCTAATCAAATCATCCCATGTCTTTGGAAGTTCATTTTGAGGAACAATGTCTTTTCTGTAATAAAGAAGTCCTGCGTCAATAAACCTTGGAAATGCCCACATCTGGCCTTTGAACCTTGCAGCATCAATTGTTCCTTTGATATAATCGTTTAAATTAATTTTGTCTCTCTTTATAAACCTGTCAAGCGGAAGTGTGTAACCTGCTTGAGCAAACTCAGCTGGCCAGATAACATCCATGTCAAACACATCAATGTCAGAACCACCTGCGCTCAGCACTGTCACAAGCTGGTCATGGTTTTGACCTGTGTCAGATGGGTTTTCTTTGTAGATAACCTTGATGTTGGGGTTTTTCTTCATAAACTCTTTGATAATCTTTTCTGTTGCATGAGTTTCGTCTTTGCCACGTACATAGGTGATTGTGACTTGCTTTTTCGAAGCGGCATTAGAATCAGTAGGTCCAAAGGCTAAAAATAAGCCTGCACTCAACGCAATCAAAATTAGCACAGCAATAAATCTTTTCATTTAAAAATACCTCCTTTTAGTAAGTTTATGGTATAATATAGAGTGGGGAGTTGTATATTATCCCAGATTATGGGATAATACCATTTCTGTGCCTGGTCTGAGCTC
Proteins encoded in this region:
- a CDS encoding ABC transporter substrate-binding protein, with the translated sequence MKRFIAVLILIALSAGLFLAFGPTDSNAASKKQVTITYVRGKDETHATEKIIKEFMKKNPNIKVIYKENPSDTGQNHDQLVTVLSAGGSDIDVFDMDVIWPAEFAQAGYTLPLDRFIKRDKINLNDYIKGTIDAARFKGQMWAFPRFIDAGLLYYRKDIVPQNELPKTWDDLIRVAKKYKGKKGTKYGFLMQAKQYEGLVCDAIEYIASYGGRVVDESGNIVVNNKGTIDGLTMMRKVITSGIVPPNVNTFTEIETHTAFINGLAVFARNWPYMWAMVNSPQSKVKGKVGILPLPKGSKGSAAALGGWMVGINKYTKNPEASWRLLKFLVQREGQKLMAIYNGNVPVYKPLFNDKDVIKANPLIGDKKFIEAILAAVPRPVSPIYPKLSDAMQIEFSNIVNGKKDVKTAVLDLDKKLKELVKTQK